DNA sequence from the Thunnus maccoyii chromosome 7, fThuMac1.1, whole genome shotgun sequence genome:
GACatcataaaaaaatctgaatacagtgtttcatatattcatcCATATATTGAAAAGTACatgaaataatattaattttaataacATAACAACAAAAGGACAATGACATCTGTAATAAAAGTGGATtacaaagtgacattttatgCAAATAACTCTTAAGAATTAGgtaacagaaacaaaatgagacaatAGTTccattttactgtatgtaaaaacactgaagtgCTATTTGTTCAAAGCtacaaaatacacttaaaaagcaggaagcgttttttttttttaatttccttcaaGGAAAAGTACTATAAAATAAGTTACAGTACAGTGAATTTGTCCAAACCGACTTTTGTTCCCGTCTTCCAGCCTTTTGTAAGCACAAACAACAGAAGTAACTCATACAGGAGTAAAGAGATACTGTTTCCTTATGAAAGGCGTCGTCCCCCaaaaaggaaatgaacagcCGTGCTGTTGTCAGTAACTGTGTctagtgtgttcatgtttataaGAATAGCCGCACAAACACTTCTGAAAATGTGAAACCTTCTAATCTTCAACATCATCTGCGTGTCGCCCTGCCCGTGTCCTCGGTAGAAAGAACTTTGTACTTCATGAGTTCAGaacatttttttgacaaataCTTCATGTTAAGTCACATAATACAGAGGCAAGCTCTCATACATCATCAGCTGGCAAAGGAGGTATGTTGAACCTTGGTCTTGTGAAAAAGGCcatcttctctctgcagacaaagaacataattcatttttaaacacatcctGTTTTAAGCAACACAAAATAAGGACAACTAGTTTAAGTGCAAACACAGATCTCCACCTGCTGCTGACCGAGACGATTTCATGAGTAAAATACTCCTCTTTGTTCTTAACGAGTTGATTTACAAGATGATTTAAAGACACAGTGAATAAAACTATACATTTCTCAAGTTCTTATTGTCTTAATCTCTTGCTATGAACCTGATGTatgtaagaaaagaaaacattttaagtgtttcatatcaaaatctctctctgctctattactaaaaaatgataaaaatgttttttaagacTCATCTTAGTAGTAACACAGATATCACACAATATTTTTTACTGgaaatcacatttgaaaaaggggatgttgtattatttttgaGGAAGAGACATTTATagcattatgggttgtttgtagaCTCTGATTATAACTTAACACAATGCGGAACAGCAGGTGAGGTTGGAAAtgtgctctgttgcacctgtaaccacaacCAGCAGTAATGTCATGGTGTCCTGAAGAATCACTGCAGCATGATGAGACGTCAGCCAAAGCAAGTTTAAACCAGTTTCTGATGATTTTAACAGCCAGGAAAAAAGTCTGAAACATTTAATCATCTTATATTCGGACGACAGTAAAAACCAAGCTTGACCATTAGCTTGTAACTAGCGGAGCTGTATCATAAATACTTTTCTCTTCCTGGAAAAACCCCACCCATCGCCATGAGTCATGGTAGCTGGCAGAGCAGTATCAAAGTCAaaaggtgtgtgtttggatgctGGATGTGTTGGCAAAGACTTATATATCCACATAATGTTGATTTATTTCTCCCTCATCATCTTTCTCCTGATCTAACAAAGCGGGTGAGGAAGGTGTGGATGAAGGCCAACAGTCCTCTAAAGCACAATATAGTTAACTCATAAATGGAAGTTTAAGACAATCTAACTTTTGTTTTCGTGTGACTTTAACGAGTGTGATGTTAACAGTATAAAAGCTGACCAGCAGTCAGGACAATGCCAACCTGAATGTCTGCACAGGCAGGGGCTCCTTCTGGCTCTGCCCCCTCATCTGCAGAACCTCTTTGGAAGCCTTCCTCAGCCTCCTCTCCGCTGCCTCCTCCTGACGCTGCTCCTGCTTGCTTTGGCTTGCCTGtagaacaataaaacaatagtcaCCAGTTGGATGTGGGCGAATCTCACGTGGTTCCACTGTAGTGCCGTGCTTTtcagtctcacctgtctctgGGCCTCTCTGAGCAGGCAGCGGAAGCGCTCGTCCCTCAGGGCCCAGTGGGGAAGCTCGGTGGCCTCCCTGGCTTGCGGCTCCTCCAGTCGTAGTTTCAGCTCCCTCAGGGcgctcagctcctccatcagcTGCCTCTGACGCGTCCTGCAGGCCTGGAGATCCAGCTCCAGGTCCAGGGAGGTGCGTGTCGGCTGCTCGGCCAGGGAGGAGCGGTACGACTGCTGCtcgcgcacacaaacacacctcagaTGCTAGAAACTAAACACTTTCACATATAATCTGGAGGAATAATAATCAAGACTCTACCTGCTTATATCGCAGCGTTCTCCTTTCCAATGTGTTTCTGACAAAAGGCGATTTCTTTGGTAAAGTTGAGCTGTCACTGTCGCTGCGATACAACTGAAAGgtaaaatgagtcattttatgtagagaaggaaaaaaaggaagatggtaaatattttctttttcatatgtttacaTAGACTCACCCTGCAGACATATTGACTACGAGCTCCAGGAGAAAAGGTCTGAGAGCGAACGATAGTGCTGCCGCGCATGAAAGGCGAGGCGTGACCCCAGCGACCCCCCCTCTCCTTGGGTCGGACTCGCACCGGCTCTGGGAACAGACCCTCTGTCATGGTGGCCTTCTCCACCTGCAACAACCGATCGACAACACTTTAATGCACCTGCGCCACAGATTCTTATGTTGACCAGTTACATACTGCCACTGCTGCAGACTTCACCTTTACTGTAGAGAGTTTGCTGGTCGTCTGATCACAGCGCCCTCCAGTGGTGATGCAGATGCCCTCTGCACACAGTCCCTCTGAGCAGGGAGCAGTGAACGCTGTGCTGTTGCTGCAGCCGCTGTCCACAGACTCTGCCTGCCAGCtcctaaaatgtaaaaatacaccttTGTCACATATTCTGCAGACAAAAAGAAGTGAATTTTGTATCTGTGCGAGTGTGGTGGATTAAAATGACAGCAATGCTGGTACCTCTCAGATGTCGCCTCCCCTGGCTCGTCCTTCTTCTGCAGCCTCTGCAGCTCCAGCTCTGCGTCCTGCTCCTCTAGGTGGGTGGTGGTGTTACGTGACAGCAGAGTACATACAGTGTCCTGTAACATCACAGAGCAAAGCTACAGTTTGATGGGCTCATTTGCCCTGTGAGACACATTCTTTACATATTACTGACTTTAACAAGCTGCACACCTGCAGACTGCAGGGCAACAGCTATATAACAACAGTACAAGGAGTTATTCCTCCCAAAGGCATAGCACAATTGACAGTTTAATGCATTTAATGCAATAAATGAGTTATTACTTTCTGGTAACACTCCAGGATTGCAAATGGTTTTGGTGGATTCATTAAAAGACTCTTTTCTTTCTGATGTAGGCTCATAATATATCATAACTCTGTCATGATCAAGTTGCGCACAAGCTGGCGCACAGTTCAGCCTTCTGCATCTCATCTGAGAAGCCATAAGATGATTAAAGGGATATGAAAGAAAACTATCTGTTGCTCAAAAtaatgtttctttgtttttgtttgtttcctgtaaAATACTGGATACTTTTACTTCTGTAGGCCACtagaaatactttaaataaaactatttttggaggaacaagactaagagtctgcagccatgttagcagctctgtttAATCCGtccaatagttgctgagatatttcagttagACCAAAGCAGTGGACCAAAtggtgactgactgacatggataaaaatcactctttggtaTTTCTTCTCACAACTCTTGTACATACTAAGTCCTGAACCTGTGACGTAGGGTCACAAAAGGACATGTCTTCACTTCCCTCTTTTCCAATCCCCACCATACCTCTTTTCATCTCCTTGAAGCTGATACCTGAGATCAATTTGTCTGCAGTCGTGCTGTTCCTCCACTCTGCTGTTATGTACAGAACAAATAAACGCATGTGTGTTTACCATGGCTCTGGGCCTTTGCTCATCTTCCTGTCCATCATGCTGTCTGCGGTGGCCGAGGCTCTTTTGTTCAGGCCTCTGCATCTCCGTTCCGCTGTACATCTGGACTCGCAGCCAGTGGTAAACCATCTCTGCACTTCCCTCACAGTCTGCCAGACTCACCTGGGCTGTAccctgcaggtacacacacagacaatgtcattattttaatttagatATCAGCAGCCTAATAGTGGATGCATATTGCTTCGGGGCTGGCTAGAGTTCAGCCTTTCGGACCTACCAGTAGTTCCTCCTGAGCCTGAGGTCCCAGCGAGCAGACGGACAGCTGCAGAGCGCACACCGCCAGGGCGTTTGCAGGGACAGGAATACGGAAGCCTTCGTTGAAACTCATGTGGGACTGCGGCTCCAACGCAGTACAACAGTAAAACGCGCAGGCCCTGCCGGCGTCCAGTGGAATCAGGTGCACCTTCACATACCTGCACATGAAAGGAACAATGTGATTTGTGACTGGTCATAAGAATGTTTAGTTTTCCTCAGTCAGACACTAAAGAGAAGAGATGGAGTACAAATTCAAAATATCCACAATTATTTACTTGTTTCAACATCAGAGCTGAATGCACTTACACTTTGTAGCCGTCTCTCACGATGGACCTATTCAAATTCTTGAGCTGCAGCAGATGTAGTCGTAGAGACTGAGAACCGGACTCCCACCTGCGAAGAAAGAAGTgcggcagagagagagagaatatagAGTCAGATACTAACAGTGAGTGAGCACGCCACCCACATACAGTCTACACTAACAGTTTACTCACAGCAGCCCCAGTTGGATCTGGGTGGGCTCGCTCACAGATGTCAACTCTTTCATGTATGACATCTCCTCGGACTCCTCTGCCCTGTGGGaggacagacaaaacaacagataaacaatCTGTTTCCCACTTCTACTGGACACAAAGGTTTACCTACTAACACATGTGAAGGCAGTCTGGTTACTTCACAGTTACAATTTCTGTGTGGATGAGATGTTATGATCTAATTTTAAGATGAGTAAGATATTAAATTTTAAGattgaaaaattatattttttgcaCAATCTGCATTAAATCTCACTGAGACCAGAATATACAAATACCACATTTCATAGCTGTGATGTGGCTTTCTGCTTTGGCTTGTTGTGGTTGGGTTTTGCAGTTTTTTCCTCTGTCACTAGGAGGCGCACTTGTTTAtgttctgtttatgttttaacaATATTAGGGTGGACCTCCTCTCACCTCCTTCCCCAGGCCTCGAAGACTCCGCTGTCTGTGGCCAGAGCGTCCTCAGAAACACCTGCAGACACTCGCCTGGCCCTCCTGCCGCTCCTGTTGGCACTGTTCCCCCTCAGAGTCACTCCTGCAGGGGAAAACACATTCAATCCAGTTAATATAAAGCACTAATCATCACAGGGATCTAACTGGGCACAGGGATCAGATTTCAGTCTCTTGCCTGTGGAGGTGAAAGCCCCCTGAGCCCCGCTGTCTCTGAGACTCTTGCTGTCCAGTTGATGCACAGCGGCAGGGTTGACTGCATCCTCGCTGCTCAACATGGCGCTGTGTGACAGCGGTTGCGACTGCGCACGCAGCCCCTCCAGCAGCCCACGGCCCGCCTGCTCCATATACTCCTCCGTCATCTGGGTGAGAGGGCAGTCCTGAGGGGCGGAGTGGTAGGGGGTGTCCATGGGAGAGCTGGGGGGCGACAGCGAGGAGAGCGAGGAGcgggaggagagggaggccaGGGACTGAGGGGTGTCGTGGGAACGTTTGGTTTTGCTCTGGGTCAGGGGGTCGGGAGTGAACATGGAGCAGTCTCTGGACATGGTCTCTGGGGGCAGCAGGTAGCGTAGATGGGGGTCGAGCGGCTCCCCGGCCCCCTCGAGACGCTCGTACTGGGGGAGGCCGTAGATGTCACTGAAACTGATGGAGCTGAGGGAGCCTCGGCTGGACGCCAGCGACCCCCGACTGGAGGCTAGAGAGCCGCGGCTGCTGCTGGACGATACCGTCAGAGAACTGGCCGACAGGCTGGTAATAAAGAAGAGACAGACATGTAAGAAAAGAGACGCAATGAAAACCCACTAACAGCTTGAAGAATGAGTGTGGTGTGCCGCACCTCTTCAGCTGGGAGTGAAGGTAGGTGGTGATGCGTGTCGCCTCCTCCAGCTGTCTCAGCAGAACATTCCTCTTCTCCTGCTGCAGGATCCTGTCACGAATTACACATTGATGCACAagttaaatgaactgaaataagCTCACAGTTTCTTGCTCTCTATAGGTGGGTAATACAGCAGAACAATATGGTGGTCTTTCCTAAAAACCCAAACAATCATAGATTTATCTGTCCTGCTTGTATCTTGACTCTATTGTAGCCAGCAAGTAAACAGCACAGTGTGTTTATCTAACAGGAGAAACTGGGCTATGAGGGCACCCATATTTCCCCTCCGATTTCAAGAGCAGAACTCCTAAACTGACAGATAACTTGATAGtgaacacacactgagaaaTTTGAAGAGCTACGTCTTCTTGACCTGCTTATTTTATACACACATGTTGTGTCCCAGTTCCATACTACATGCTACCtgtttacagtatgtactaTATCTGTATAATATACTGTTGTTGCAGTTAGTCTTTAAGGTTATAGACATACTGAGCAGTTTTCTGATAACAGGAAATGATATAATACTTGCACCATCTAATGGTATTCAAACAGTGATTTTAGACATCTACAGCACACtcataaatcaaacatttttagtaAGCACACTGGCTGTTTTGAGTatactttctgatgtttttttcagtatgaACACACCACATACCTGGTGTTGTTTTGATTTGGGACACAGCTACAGTCCTACAGCGCTCAGTCAATAACATGTTGAGAACGCAGCTGTCTCAgatcatgttttaatgtttatgtttgtgacACAAAAATAACCTTTAGCTTTGTCTATTGGAGTCATCAATCACATCTGACTGTCAGTGTACTAACCTGCAGGTTGCCATGTGCCCTGAATGATTGTGATATCTGCTAAAGGCAGATCTCTGgttgttaatgttatttattcacCTGGTTCATGAATCACTGATGTGGGCTGCTCAGTATTTAATGGCCAATAAAGCAGAAATTCATTTAACAGGTATTTGATTACATGTCTGATATCAATCTTGTGTCTCTCACTGTATGATTGCCAAGTTTAAATTTGccaaaatatgtacaaaaagCCAGGAAGATATGCCTATAGAgatgaatgaaatgtgtgtgtgatgcatttATCTCACTAGTTCATCTTATATTTTAAAGGTGATTTACATTGTCAAACATGAACCTTACAAAGGCCTGACAGTAACAGTAAAAACGTGTTAGAACAAATACAGATGACGTTTAAAAAGTTCAGAGTTCGAGTACCCAAATTCAACCTTTTACACTCTTGCATGCAACAGCGCAGACTGTCATCATACTCACCTCTGATTGGCTCCCTGGGTCTGGGAGCTGTGAGCCCTttgcacctcctcctccagcctgGAGCGCTCctcttccagctgcagcagcgtCTCTGGAGAGTGCTGCTGCTTGCTGACCAGGATGATCTCCTGCAGGAGGGCCTCCTTCTCGCGCAGCAGCTGCAAGAAGTCCCGGTCGCGGTCTGCTTCGGCTCGCCCCGACCAGCTCTCACTGTCCAGCTGTGCTAGCTGGTGCTGGATACTCTGCACCCTGGTAGAACGGGAGGGGGGAGGGCTCAGTGTAGTGCAGGGAGGTTtggatcattttcattttctcattacaCCTGGCACTGGCTCAACTATGGATACAGCTGACAAATTTATAGTCAGAGGCAGGCAAGTACATGCTGTGATTACTGggttacaaacatttatttacacaaaCTTTGCTGGAGCCAAATGTGCCTCTGAAGTATCAAGAGTACAGAGTTGCTATGGCatgaaaaataatcacaaaagtCATCCCCCTCTTTACTCATACACCCCTCCCTTGACCCagatcacacacatacaatcacaCAATTGTGTCACACTGTCTTCCGCCGacttcaacttttaaatacagctGGGAATTACAGGATACGTCACCATATGATACTGTCATGATACACTGGCCAAATACAGCAcatcagtcagacagtcagctATAAAAACAGTCCATCATCAAACCTGTGTAACTTGGTTGAGAACACATTAACACAGAAATGGCaacattttgaagaaaaaaaaaaaaaagactggtcATAAGCTGGAGTTATTCTTCACATTACAAAGAGCCTTCTGTCTCACAAAACTGTATAGACAACTGAATGACGCCTTCATTCAAACGCAAAAACAACTACAAACTGTCAAAAGTCTGAACTCATAAGCACAAGTTTTCCAGTTGAAATATTTGGTATAAAATATCTCAAATTTAACAACTGAATTTCACTGTAACTGATGTATCACAGGAGAAAGAACTTAATTCTGAACTGAGGTGTAAAAAGTGCTTTAATTATATACTTGACTATTTCTTTACCAAgcacagtgacttcctggagtcttgcaACCTCACAGTAGCTCAGACTGTTTCCAGTCctgatgctaagctaagctaagctaaccagctgttTGCTGTAGCCTAGCAGCATAttgacagatatgagagtggtatcaatcaaTTCAACTAACTCCAGGCAAGATAGCAAAACTATTTCCTAAAATTTGGATTTATACCTTTAAAGTTAGATGCTTGTCTCATAAAAAcgctttttaaataaaactgtacatAACTTTGGTTCATGTTGTTACATTTTGACCAAACTGCATCATCAACTAATAAGAACAAGCCACAGTTTTTTTTGGCTGTgcagttttttaaaacttaagTAATTTCCCAGATGGCTGCTGGGTAATATTTAGTGTTAAACACAGCATCTATGTACTCTGCACAAGTGTTTATAGTAGTATGGCTTCACATAGCACCACATACTTGTGCCAAGCAGACACTTCATGCTGCGACTATAATGACAGCATTCAGCGTAGTAATTTCTACCTGAGCTCCCATGATGCATCAGCTAGCCAGTGGTCTTACAGGTGTGTATCACTGAGATGTTATTCAGACTGAGTTAAGTGGGATCTCAGGGAGATGGAGTCCTCAGCACGGATGAaataactgtgtttatgtgtgctgGATTTCAGACAGAGTGACTCAGTGACAGAGCATGCAAGTTTCCACAGGTCTCccttctctctcgctctctctccctccctccctgatGTCATGGTTGGCATTGCTGTTGCTGGGTCACCACAGCAACAtgaattttatttcaaaaaaaaaaaaaaaaaagaagtctgcAGAGCCAGTGTAACAACATAGTGACTCTTGCTGCTGCAGCTATCATCACACTTCTGCCCCCTTACAGCTGGAGCATACACTGTCCAACCAGGAGCGTATCAATGATAATATAACACTCAACTTTATGACATACCTGCGCTGAATTTATCAAACTAAAAAGGAACTTCAGGCTTCGTTTCAGTGTTGATTTTGCCAACGTATAATTTAGCCTGCGCCATAGGGTGAGCTGGGATATATTTAAGCAAACTGCACACAGTGTGTACATTAAACCACCTTGCGGAGAAGCAGGGTGTGCACCGGGGCAGGCGTTGGGCAGTGCTCTCTCTGGCTGCGCACACAAAGGCAGCACACAGTCAGCAGCAGTGTGGCCAGGGAAGAATGTGACCACCCAGCTCATTCCACTGGCCAGACATCGCTCAGCAGCCACGGCCACCAGGCGCAAATACTATTCATAACACATCCTCCCACTGGACAAGGCCCCGAGGAACGAGAGGGGGCCGACGAGCTCAGTGAGTCAGTGCTGCATGCCGGTGTGTCATAGTACTACGAcagataaacaacaaacatactTACTTTTTCTTGGCTTCCTCATATTGCCAGTTGAGTTTCACTTTGTCCACCAAGTGCGAGGAATCCTGGGAACCATACTTcggaaaatacaaaataaaaacattaaaaaggtgGCTTTAAACATTCACACGACAAAGACAACGGATAACAGAGATAGATATGATCAGATTATATAGCAAGTCATTGCAGTCAATAGAGGGGAGTACAGGGAGTTGTGGAGTGTTCGTCAGCTGATCTAGTCATGATTCAAGCTGTTGATCATTCTTTTAGGGGTGAGACAGGGAGGAGCAGCGGCGTCTCCTACCTCTCCCATGATGTCAGTCTGACAGCCAGTGTCACAGTACTGCTGCAGACTGCATGAGTCACCCGCGGTTCCAGTGCTGTTCGCCACCTCGTTGGCCGAGTCGCTGATAGACAAGCTGCTCTGGAAGTTCACCGTCAGCTTCGCCAGACTCTGCGCGACGGAGCATACGCGAAAGAAAATGTATCAGACagaaataataatgacaacaatcaCATTATCGTTGTGTGAGATTTGTTGtgacaaaaaccaaaaatgtgaCCAAAAATGCAAACTACATTTCCAGCATCAGTTTCCTGTTCCTTGTTTTTAATCAattcaacatttaaaagtgtgtcATCTGCCTCCAGTATGTGCTCATAAATAGATGGTGACATTGCCAGGAAATGCCTCTGTAAATGTGGCCTGACAATAAGAATGAATCACTGTCTTGTTACCACtc
Encoded proteins:
- the wwc3 gene encoding protein WWC3, with the translated sequence MPWVSGGKRRESSELPLPAGWEEARDYDGRVFFIDHNTRQTSWIDPRDRITKPLTFADCVGDELPLGWEEVYDQQVGVYYIDHINKTTQIENPRTQWRQEQERMLKEYLVVAQEALKAKKEMYLIKQQRLELAQQEMLLFHELSEDNRSITSTLSGSSSNAKYDPDQIKVEIACRRERLSRLKQELAQVKQELQYKEMGVETLQEIDRKMSCSQTNYKLDEAQAIFNELRSIKKAISTGEKERQDLIQSLAKLTVNFQSSLSISDSANEVANSTGTAGDSCSLQQYCDTGCQTDIMGEYGSQDSSHLVDKVKLNWQYEEAKKKVQSIQHQLAQLDSESWSGRAEADRDRDFLQLLREKEALLQEIILVSKQQHSPETLLQLEEERSRLEEEVQRAHSSQTQGANQRILQQEKRNVLLRQLEEATRITTYLHSQLKSLSASSLTVSSSSSRGSLASSRGSLASSRGSLSSISFSDIYGLPQYERLEGAGEPLDPHLRYLLPPETMSRDCSMFTPDPLTQSKTKRSHDTPQSLASLSSRSSLSSLSPPSSPMDTPYHSAPQDCPLTQMTEEYMEQAGRGLLEGLRAQSQPLSHSAMLSSEDAVNPAAVHQLDSKSLRDSGAQGAFTSTGVTLRGNSANRSGRRARRVSAGVSEDALATDSGVFEAWGRRAEESEEMSYMKELTSVSEPTQIQLGLLWESGSQSLRLHLLQLKNLNRSIVRDGYKVYVKVHLIPLDAGRACAFYCCTALEPQSHMSFNEGFRIPVPANALAVCALQLSVCSLGPQAQEELLGTAQVSLADCEGSAEMVYHWLRVQMYSGTEMQRPEQKSLGHRRQHDGQEDEQRPRAMDTVCTLLSRNTTTHLEEQDAELELQRLQKKDEPGEATSERSWQAESVDSGCSNSTAFTAPCSEGLCAEGICITTGGRCDQTTSKLSTVKVEKATMTEGLFPEPVRVRPKERGGRWGHASPFMRGSTIVRSQTFSPGARSQYVCRLYRSDSDSSTLPKKSPFVRNTLERRTLRYKQQSYRSSLAEQPTRTSLDLELDLQACRTRQRQLMEELSALRELKLRLEEPQAREATELPHWALRDERFRCLLREAQRQASQSKQEQRQEEAAERRLRKASKEVLQMRGQSQKEPLPVQTFREKMAFFTRPRFNIPPLPADDV